A genomic window from Tolypothrix sp. PCC 7910 includes:
- a CDS encoding pentapeptide repeat-containing protein yields MRNYADKQDFILSQSRDFSGCDLSGIDLRAVDLSGVNFLGADLRGANLCGSILTGANLREANLMQASLCEADLSEADLTEATLIEASLIEANLVRTNLAGAKLCGAKLLEANLTEANLIGADLTWANLTEANLTEAKLWGSILTYTRLVDAIMPDGSIQEPQIIFVA; encoded by the coding sequence ATGAGAAATTATGCTGACAAACAGGACTTCATTTTAAGTCAAAGTAGGGATTTCAGCGGATGTGACTTGAGCGGAATCGACCTGAGAGCAGTTGATTTGAGTGGTGTTAATTTTTTAGGAGCAGATTTGCGTGGTGCGAATTTGTGCGGTTCTATTCTCACGGGTGCTAACCTGCGTGAGGCAAATCTGATGCAGGCTTCTTTATGTGAGGCTGATTTAAGTGAAGCCGATTTGACTGAAGCCACATTAATTGAAGCATCGTTAATTGAAGCAAACTTAGTGCGAACAAATCTCGCAGGAGCAAAGCTATGTGGCGCAAAATTATTAGAAGCTAATTTAACTGAAGCTAATTTAATTGGTGCAGATTTGACATGGGCAAATCTTACAGAGGCTAACTTAACTGAAGCCAAGCTTTGGGGAAGTATTTTAACTTATACAAGGCTTGTGGATGCTATCATGCCTGATGGCTCAATTCAAGAACCGCAAATCATATTTGTTGCTTAA
- a CDS encoding ABC transporter permease: MNFSRIFVIAKNVFQEVIRDRILYIIGVYLLILAAAIRLLPEVAANTDGKMFLDFGIAAMSIIALIVAVFVGTGLVNKEIEKRTVLMLIAKPISRSEFITGKYLGLSAVLALLIAIMTGIYLIFLQVWHIHHSANSILIAAVFLFLQTSLIAAVAISLGVFTSSLLAIILTLAVYLLGNITQDLLKFGKLSNNPGIQQLTQALYLILPDLSRLDLKNYAVYGLQALPEPTALIGNAAYGLIYSSMLLAIAILVFSRREF, encoded by the coding sequence CTGAATTTCAGTAGAATTTTTGTGATCGCGAAGAATGTATTTCAGGAAGTAATTCGCGATCGCATCTTATATATTATCGGTGTGTATCTCCTGATACTCGCCGCTGCTATTCGCTTACTACCTGAAGTTGCTGCCAATACCGATGGCAAAATGTTTTTGGACTTTGGTATTGCAGCTATGAGTATCATTGCCTTAATTGTGGCTGTATTTGTTGGCACTGGACTGGTCAACAAAGAAATAGAAAAGCGTACTGTTTTGATGTTAATTGCCAAACCCATTAGTCGCAGCGAATTTATTACTGGTAAGTACTTGGGTTTATCGGCTGTCCTAGCCTTACTCATTGCCATCATGACTGGCATTTATCTGATATTTTTACAAGTCTGGCACATTCATCATTCAGCAAATAGTATTTTAATTGCCGCAGTTTTTTTATTTTTGCAGACATCTTTAATTGCTGCTGTGGCTATCAGTTTGGGCGTATTTACTAGTTCTTTGTTAGCGATAATTTTGACCTTAGCTGTATATTTATTAGGTAACATCACTCAAGATTTATTAAAATTTGGGAAACTTAGCAATAACCCAGGTATTCAACAACTTACTCAAGCTTTGTATTTGATATTGCCAGATTTATCGCGCTTAGATTTAAAGAACTATGCTGTTTATGGTTTGCAAGCACTACCAGAACCAACTGCACTGATTGGTAATGCAGCCTATGGCTTAATCTATAGTTCGATGTTGTTAGCGATCGCAATCTTAGTATTCTCACGCCGCGAATTTTAA
- the fraD gene encoding septal junction protein FraD: MNTLFKDLQGLTNFVSDIYARIKRIFVPPRAYAWQTLIYLSVFSWAISYFATPPIEDAIAFFGWLFLIAGTSWYTTDDPLRVPGTFMPVGAVITGFLVSVFAFGQQDNNGITPNTIVLWPTISALITAVPEFFEGSGTDAKAQIPKPEDRQRIIVLVASCMVLSCWLQFYFVVNNWVEQYPSLLSDNFKNSAFVVKTEIPTKVPPNGALILREIRPRLENQIDKQPWAQVEKWLQNANANLSNLAEQVIQDKRLRQKDEKFLWRIEPRISNPNPRKKDEYILDILSIWTGPSSDRRGYYLKQSCQIRPIVDTTSRATNSKTDEKSIIAEVECGRVSKPILGLPPAQR; the protein is encoded by the coding sequence ATGAACACATTATTTAAGGATTTACAGGGTTTAACCAATTTTGTTTCAGATATCTACGCTAGGATTAAAAGGATATTTGTTCCACCCAGAGCTTATGCATGGCAAACCTTAATTTATTTAAGTGTCTTTTCTTGGGCAATCTCTTACTTTGCTACACCTCCTATTGAGGATGCAATTGCATTTTTTGGATGGCTATTTTTAATAGCTGGTACATCTTGGTATACTACCGATGACCCTTTAAGGGTGCCTGGTACTTTTATGCCTGTTGGTGCAGTTATCACTGGATTCTTAGTGAGTGTTTTTGCATTTGGGCAACAGGATAATAATGGCATTACCCCAAATACTATAGTTTTGTGGCCGACAATCTCGGCATTAATTACCGCCGTACCGGAATTTTTTGAAGGAAGCGGTACTGATGCTAAAGCTCAAATTCCTAAACCAGAAGACCGCCAAAGAATAATTGTATTAGTAGCTAGCTGTATGGTGCTAAGTTGCTGGCTGCAATTCTACTTTGTTGTTAATAACTGGGTAGAACAATATCCTAGTTTATTATCTGATAATTTTAAAAACAGTGCCTTTGTAGTTAAAACAGAGATTCCTACAAAAGTTCCCCCTAATGGCGCTTTAATTCTCAGAGAAATTAGACCAAGACTAGAGAATCAAATCGATAAACAGCCTTGGGCACAAGTCGAGAAATGGCTACAAAATGCTAATGCAAATCTCAGTAATTTAGCAGAGCAAGTAATTCAAGACAAACGCCTCAGACAAAAAGACGAGAAGTTTTTATGGCGGATTGAACCACGAATTTCCAATCCTAACCCGCGCAAGAAAGACGAATATATACTAGATATTCTCAGTATTTGGACTGGCCCAAGTTCTGACAGACGCGGTTATTATCTCAAGCAGTCATGTCAAATTCGACCAATTGTAGATACTACGAGCAGAGCCACTAATTCAAAAACTGATGAAAAATCCATCATCGCCGAAGTTGAATGTGGTCGCGTTAGTAAACCAATTTTGGGATTACCGCCAGCGCAAAGATAA
- the fraC gene encoding filament integrity protein FraC, with translation MLEDWALPRVLPIGAILFDLLFLLMAISIEGYCFNRRLKFDKKTSIFYSISINLFSSVIGWLAFFAIEPRLPIQLRTELINYIFFNTVKYSNTQTIIILSAFIIFFATFIVKLFLLRGFSLLLNEEFWKKKEESTTTEPPNWRKLKRSKLISNNLVSTLLIANSLSYTAITLVLLIRNKAL, from the coding sequence ATGCTTGAAGATTGGGCGCTTCCCAGAGTATTGCCGATTGGCGCAATTTTGTTTGACTTATTATTTCTACTCATGGCCATCTCTATAGAAGGCTACTGTTTTAATAGAAGATTAAAATTTGACAAGAAAACTAGCATTTTTTATTCCATATCTATTAATCTGTTTTCCAGCGTCATTGGTTGGCTAGCGTTCTTCGCTATAGAGCCTAGGTTGCCTATCCAGTTGAGAACAGAATTAATTAACTATATATTCTTCAATACTGTTAAATATTCTAATACGCAAACTATCATTATTCTGTCGGCTTTTATAATTTTCTTTGCAACGTTCATTGTTAAGCTATTTCTGCTTAGAGGATTCTCGCTTTTACTCAATGAAGAATTTTGGAAGAAGAAAGAGGAAAGTACAACCACCGAACCTCCTAATTGGCGTAAGCTCAAACGTTCTAAGTTAATTAGTAATAATTTAGTTTCCACTCTGTTAATAGCTAATTCCTTGAGCTATACTGCTATCACTTTGGTTTTGCTAATTCGGAATAAAGCTCTGTAA
- a CDS encoding cob(I)yrinic acid a,c-diamide adenosyltransferase produces MTRNGIGIRTAQVRPERLTGQIHVYDGAGKGKSQAALGVVLRSIGLGINTPSNANRVLLLRFLKGPERDYDEDGAIAALQRGFPHLIDQVRTGRAEYFGPDEITAFDCAEAARGWDVAKGAIASGLYSVVVLDEINPVLDLGLLEVDEVVRTLKSKPQDLEIIATGRAAPQKLLDIADLHSEMKPQHHPTAEALLIEGIEIYTGAGKGKSTSALGKALQAIGRGINHPGSTRVMIMQWLKGGSGYTEDAAIAALQQSYPEVVDHQRCGRDAIVWRNSRQELDYVEAERGWEIAKTAIASGLYKTIILDELNPTVDLELLPVEPIVQALLRKPRDTEVIITGRCQNQPSYFDLASVHSEVYCHKHYANHGVELKRGVDF; encoded by the coding sequence ATGACAAGGAACGGTATCGGTATTCGCACGGCGCAAGTGCGTCCTGAACGGCTCACTGGTCAAATTCACGTCTACGATGGTGCTGGGAAAGGGAAGTCCCAAGCAGCTTTAGGCGTGGTTTTGCGCTCGATTGGCTTGGGGATAAATACACCGAGCAATGCAAATCGTGTCTTATTACTAAGATTCTTAAAGGGGCCAGAACGAGATTATGATGAGGACGGTGCAATTGCTGCATTGCAGCGCGGCTTTCCCCATTTAATAGATCAAGTACGAACTGGGAGAGCAGAATATTTTGGGCCTGACGAAATTACTGCCTTTGACTGCGCCGAAGCAGCTAGAGGTTGGGATGTAGCCAAAGGTGCGATCGCCTCTGGTTTGTATTCTGTTGTAGTTCTAGATGAAATTAACCCGGTTCTAGATTTAGGTTTGCTGGAAGTTGATGAAGTTGTACGGACACTTAAGTCTAAACCCCAGGATTTAGAAATTATTGCTACTGGACGTGCTGCACCACAAAAGCTGCTAGATATTGCGGATTTACATTCCGAAATGAAGCCTCAACACCACCCCACAGCAGAAGCATTGCTGATTGAGGGGATTGAGATTTATACAGGTGCTGGCAAAGGTAAGTCTACCAGCGCTTTAGGTAAGGCATTACAAGCTATTGGTAGAGGAATCAATCATCCTGGTTCTACCCGAGTGATGATTATGCAATGGCTCAAAGGTGGTAGCGGCTATACAGAAGACGCGGCGATCGCAGCCTTACAGCAATCATATCCAGAGGTAGTGGATCACCAACGTTGTGGACGAGATGCGATCGTCTGGCGCAATTCTCGCCAAGAATTAGACTACGTAGAAGCCGAAAGAGGTTGGGAAATTGCCAAAACTGCGATTGCTTCGGGATTGTATAAAACAATTATTTTGGATGAACTCAATCCCACCGTTGACTTAGAATTACTCCCCGTAGAACCAATTGTGCAAGCATTACTTCGCAAACCCCGTGATACGGAAGTAATTATCACCGGTCGCTGTCAAAATCAACCTTCATACTTTGATTTAGCCAGCGTTCACTCCGAAGTTTATTGTCACAAACACTATGCTAATCACGGCGTAGAACTAAAACGTGGCGTAGATTTTTAA
- a CDS encoding KGG domain-containing protein has protein sequence MSDTSKRGFASMDEDKQREIASKGGHAAHEKGTAHEFTSEEAREAGRKGGEAVSQDREHMAEIGSKGGKSSHRGSSKSNNDNNDEDDNEEGKGTQGGTREQHSQAGKQSHKNK, from the coding sequence ATGTCAGACACCAGTAAGCGCGGTTTTGCTTCTATGGATGAAGATAAGCAACGCGAAATTGCTAGTAAAGGCGGACACGCTGCTCATGAAAAAGGTACAGCACATGAGTTTACCTCTGAGGAAGCCCGTGAAGCTGGACGCAAGGGTGGTGAAGCTGTAAGCCAAGACAGAGAACACATGGCTGAAATTGGCAGCAAAGGTGGCAAGAGTTCCCACAGAGGCAGCAGCAAATCCAATAATGATAATAATGATGAGGACGATAACGAAGAAGGCAAAGGCACTCAGGGTGGTACCCGAGAGCAACATTCTCAAGCTGGAAAGCAAAGCCACAAGAATAAATAG
- a CDS encoding alanine--glyoxylate aminotransferase family protein: MTHTVSINDNQRLQLAPLATPNRLLLGPGPSNAHPAVLQAMNTSPVGHLDPAFLALMDEIQSLLRYVWQTENPLTIAVSGTGTAAMEATIANVTEPGDVVLIGVAGYFGNRLVDMAGRYGADVRTITKPWGQVFNLDEIRTALETHRPAILALVHAETSTGARQPLEGVGDLCREFGTLLLVDTVTSLGGVPIFLDNWGVDLAYSCSQKGLGCPPGASPFTMSPRAVEKLQKRPNKVANWYLDMNLLSKYWGNERTYHHTAPINLYYALREALRLVAEEGLANCWQRHQKNVEYLWDSLEDIGLSMHVEREYRLPTLTTVRIPEGVDGKAIARKLLDEHNIEIGGGLGELAGKVWRVGLMGFNSRKESVDRLLDALRQVLPK, from the coding sequence ATGACGCATACCGTATCAATCAACGATAATCAGAGGTTACAACTTGCACCTTTAGCAACACCAAATCGTCTACTATTGGGGCCGGGGCCTTCCAATGCTCATCCAGCCGTTCTTCAGGCAATGAATACCTCACCAGTTGGACATCTCGATCCCGCTTTTCTGGCTTTGATGGATGAGATTCAGTCATTACTACGCTACGTATGGCAGACAGAAAACCCCCTAACAATTGCAGTTAGCGGTACCGGAACAGCCGCAATGGAAGCAACCATCGCCAATGTTACAGAACCTGGCGATGTAGTGTTAATTGGTGTAGCGGGATATTTTGGCAATCGCCTTGTCGATATGGCGGGGAGATATGGCGCAGATGTCCGCACTATTACCAAACCTTGGGGACAAGTCTTCAATTTAGATGAAATCCGCACTGCACTGGAAACACATCGCCCAGCAATTCTCGCCTTAGTTCATGCTGAAACTTCCACAGGTGCGCGTCAGCCTTTGGAGGGAGTTGGTGATTTATGTCGTGAATTTGGCACGCTGCTACTAGTGGATACCGTTACAAGCTTGGGTGGAGTGCCCATCTTTTTAGATAATTGGGGAGTTGACCTCGCTTATAGCTGTAGTCAAAAAGGCTTGGGTTGTCCTCCGGGTGCTTCACCCTTTACCATGAGTCCCCGTGCTGTAGAGAAATTGCAAAAGAGACCCAACAAGGTTGCTAACTGGTATTTAGATATGAACTTGCTCAGTAAATACTGGGGAAATGAACGCACATATCACCATACAGCGCCCATTAATTTGTATTATGCCCTACGAGAAGCACTGCGTTTAGTGGCGGAGGAAGGACTAGCAAACTGCTGGCAACGTCATCAAAAAAATGTAGAGTATCTCTGGGATAGTTTGGAAGATATTGGATTAAGTATGCACGTAGAGCGAGAATATCGTCTTCCAACACTAACCACTGTCCGCATTCCTGAAGGGGTAGATGGCAAAGCCATTGCCCGTAAGTTACTTGATGAACATAACATTGAAATTGGCGGTGGTCTTGGCGAACTAGCTGGTAAAGTTTGGCGCGTTGGACTAATGGGCTTTAATAGCCGTAAAGAAAGTGTTGATAGACTTTTAGACGCACTGCGCCAGGTATTACCTAAATAG
- a CDS encoding DUF938 domain-containing protein, protein MAPQDARQEAPATQRNREPILEVLLQVLPASGTILEIASGTGEHSVFFAPKLSPRQWLPTDVNPQSLASISAWIEHCGCDNIYTPQTLDVREAVWPVETGEVSEWLQSSPIAAIVNINMIHISPWSACLGLMAGANRILKPAGVLYLYGPFKRGGEHTAPSNAAFDEYLRAQNPEWGVRNLEDVIAVANAENFVLKQIYQMPANNLSVVFERSANE, encoded by the coding sequence ATGGCACCACAAGACGCAAGGCAAGAAGCACCCGCAACCCAGCGCAACCGCGAACCGATTTTAGAAGTACTTTTACAAGTATTACCTGCGAGTGGCACGATATTAGAAATAGCTTCTGGAACTGGCGAACATTCAGTATTTTTTGCTCCCAAACTCAGCCCACGCCAGTGGCTACCCACAGATGTCAACCCGCAATCACTCGCCAGCATTAGCGCCTGGATTGAACACTGCGGCTGTGATAATATTTACACACCGCAAACGCTGGATGTAAGAGAAGCAGTTTGGCCAGTAGAAACGGGAGAGGTAAGCGAGTGGCTTCAGAGTTCACCAATTGCTGCCATTGTTAACATTAATATGATTCACATTTCACCTTGGTCAGCTTGTCTGGGGTTAATGGCAGGAGCAAATCGCATCCTTAAACCAGCAGGTGTCTTGTATTTATACGGCCCATTTAAACGAGGTGGAGAACATACAGCACCGAGTAATGCTGCTTTTGACGAATATTTACGTGCCCAAAACCCCGAGTGGGGTGTACGTAACTTAGAAGATGTAATTGCAGTAGCTAATGCAGAAAATTTCGTTTTAAAGCAGATTTACCAAATGCCCGCAAATAATCTTTCCGTGGTATTTGAACGCTCTGCTAATGAATAA
- a CDS encoding DUF1499 domain-containing protein, giving the protein MVFAGKRPNNLGVNNGKLASCPNSPNCVSSQSTDAVHQIAPLTFTSTPEEAIANLKSIIESLPRTQIVTESPDYLYAEFKSALLGFVDDVEFYLDRNANVIQVRSASRLGQSDLGVNRQRIETIRAKFNEA; this is encoded by the coding sequence ATGGTTTTTGCAGGTAAAAGACCTAATAACTTAGGGGTTAATAACGGGAAACTAGCATCTTGTCCCAATAGCCCTAACTGTGTATCTAGCCAAAGTACAGATGCAGTTCACCAAATTGCGCCTCTGACTTTTACATCAACGCCAGAAGAAGCGATCGCCAATCTTAAAAGTATCATTGAGTCTTTACCCAGAACTCAGATCGTTACTGAAAGTCCTGATTACCTATATGCAGAATTTAAAAGTGCCTTATTAGGATTCGTGGATGATGTCGAATTTTATCTTGATCGCAACGCAAATGTCATTCAGGTGCGTTCAGCTTCCCGTTTGGGTCAAAGCGATTTAGGTGTAAATCGTCAACGCATAGAGACTATTCGCGCCAAGTTCAACGAAGCTTAA
- a CDS encoding helix-turn-helix domain-containing protein codes for MPYAITKRCIQCDKCLPQCPKGAIHVIDGDYWINPSLCNDCEGYMTPQCVLYCPVNSPVPYQAKKGRCKVDVNSVATQKLFSDGKGHPFASAIVIWELCNVLAQRQSLPWQVDVDGELYYQRQINGGKGAIAFRVTDSVNSESESVLKGAEALSAIEAFDIRSACLHLIYAAHATNLDRPWEEEFIINDRQIEDYLGLDKRKDLNKTTKLALIKELAQQPCKLIASIDLPTKGKIPGVYLEKSRLWHLLDIQHHFQEDDLGCKHLVGLTFTIKAGQWAEYFLNRQGCKERTAFYQYGTLPKALLNVVMSIWQQHEGAARMMLWLLFKTKIGREQRITIPTLMRVAYGERKLSQVSGHPENRQRLLRIFESDLEVLNYHGLKPIFDPVTYPLEIQPLWAKLVDIPEDADAALDFWIDDGSNGTRLTDAAPRGKWNRLMNARILYFEVPSEWKKQLAKSKKKQRTSSRKTKFKPQINLSVEYILEARKRLGLSQRDLARLTGKSQSWIRDIENGRFEAKLEDQMLLRKALGMN; via the coding sequence ATGCCCTACGCCATTACTAAGCGCTGTATTCAGTGTGACAAATGCCTTCCTCAGTGTCCTAAAGGTGCAATCCATGTTATCGATGGTGACTACTGGATAAACCCTAGTTTGTGTAATGATTGCGAAGGTTATATGACACCCCAGTGTGTCCTTTATTGCCCTGTCAATTCTCCAGTGCCTTATCAAGCAAAAAAGGGTAGATGCAAGGTTGATGTTAATAGCGTTGCAACTCAGAAGCTATTTTCCGATGGGAAAGGACATCCTTTTGCCTCAGCAATCGTCATTTGGGAACTATGCAACGTTTTAGCTCAACGCCAATCGCTTCCCTGGCAAGTTGATGTGGATGGAGAGTTATATTATCAACGGCAAATTAATGGTGGTAAAGGTGCGATCGCATTCCGAGTGACGGATAGTGTAAATTCCGAGTCAGAAAGCGTACTCAAAGGTGCCGAGGCTTTATCTGCGATCGAGGCATTTGATATTAGATCTGCTTGTCTGCACTTAATCTATGCAGCTCACGCCACTAACCTAGATCGGCCTTGGGAAGAAGAGTTTATCATCAACGACAGACAGATTGAAGACTATTTAGGGCTAGACAAGCGCAAAGACTTGAACAAAACTACCAAGCTAGCCCTAATTAAAGAACTTGCTCAACAACCCTGTAAACTGATCGCCTCTATTGATTTACCCACAAAAGGAAAGATTCCAGGGGTATACCTAGAAAAAAGCCGCTTGTGGCATTTATTAGACATCCAACACCACTTTCAAGAAGACGATTTAGGATGCAAACATCTAGTTGGGTTAACTTTTACCATTAAAGCTGGTCAATGGGCAGAGTATTTTCTCAATCGCCAAGGTTGCAAAGAGCGTACTGCTTTCTATCAATACGGTACCTTACCTAAAGCTTTACTAAATGTAGTCATGAGCATTTGGCAACAGCATGAAGGTGCAGCACGGATGATGCTGTGGTTATTATTTAAAACCAAAATAGGTAGAGAACAGCGCATTACCATCCCCACTCTCATGAGAGTTGCTTATGGCGAGCGAAAACTGAGCCAAGTCTCTGGACACCCAGAGAACCGCCAACGCCTCTTAAGAATATTTGAAAGCGATTTAGAAGTACTTAATTATCATGGACTCAAACCTATATTCGATCCCGTTACTTACCCATTAGAAATTCAACCTTTATGGGCAAAGTTAGTTGATATCCCCGAAGACGCAGACGCAGCATTGGACTTCTGGATTGATGATGGTAGTAACGGTACGCGATTAACCGATGCAGCTCCTCGTGGTAAGTGGAATCGATTGATGAATGCCCGCATCTTATATTTTGAAGTTCCATCAGAGTGGAAAAAACAACTGGCGAAGTCTAAGAAGAAGCAGCGAACTAGCAGCCGCAAAACAAAATTCAAACCACAAATAAATCTTTCTGTTGAATATATTCTTGAAGCTAGAAAAAGGCTAGGGTTAAGCCAACGAGACTTAGCAAGGCTAACAGGTAAAAGTCAAAGTTGGATTCGTGATATTGAAAATGGACGTTTTGAAGCAAAGTTAGAAGACCAAATGTTATTACGAAAAGCGCTGGGGATGAATTAG
- the coxB gene encoding cytochrome c oxidase subunit II, whose protein sequence is MKQIPLGIITLIAGILITLISLWVGQNNHLLPVQASAQAPLVDNFFNVMVAIGTALFLVVQGAILFSVIKFRRRRGDNGDALPIEGSFPLEILWTIIPGIIVIGLGVYSVDVYTEMGGMDEIGHHGMTHESMMAQPKSNPIGIGSTPATEGKPPSLVVNVTGMQYAWLFNYPDSDVNTGELHVPIGQDVLLNISANDVIHSFWVPQFRLKQDAIPGQPTQLRFTATKTGTYPIVCAELCGGYHGSMRTSVVVHTPEDYDRWLTENRVAQQPEMDQTVAVNP, encoded by the coding sequence ATGAAACAAATTCCCCTTGGGATTATAACTTTAATTGCAGGTATCTTAATTACGCTAATTAGCTTGTGGGTAGGGCAAAATAATCATCTTCTGCCAGTTCAAGCTTCTGCACAAGCGCCTTTAGTAGATAATTTCTTTAATGTGATGGTAGCCATTGGGACTGCTTTATTTTTAGTAGTACAAGGGGCAATACTATTTTCTGTAATTAAATTTCGTCGGCGGCGTGGAGATAATGGCGATGCTCTGCCAATTGAAGGTAGCTTTCCCCTAGAAATTTTGTGGACGATCATCCCCGGAATCATTGTGATTGGATTGGGGGTTTACAGCGTAGATGTTTACACCGAAATGGGCGGGATGGATGAGATTGGCCATCACGGTATGACCCACGAGTCAATGATGGCGCAACCTAAATCAAACCCCATTGGGATTGGTTCGACACCTGCAACCGAGGGTAAACCACCATCTTTAGTAGTCAACGTCACCGGAATGCAATATGCTTGGCTGTTCAACTATCCCGATAGCGATGTCAATACAGGAGAACTGCACGTTCCCATCGGTCAAGATGTATTGCTGAATATCTCTGCAAATGATGTAATTCACTCATTTTGGGTGCCACAGTTTCGGTTAAAGCAAGATGCAATCCCTGGACAACCTACACAGTTACGGTTCACCGCCACCAAAACAGGAACCTATCCCATAGTTTGCGCCGAACTGTGTGGTGGTTATCACGGTAGTATGCGTACTTCCGTAGTTGTCCACACCCCAGAAGATTACGATCGCTGGCTGACAGAAAATCGCGTAGCCCAACAGCCAGAAATGGATCAAACTGTTGCCGTCAATCCATAA